The following proteins are encoded in a genomic region of Tachysurus fulvidraco isolate hzauxx_2018 chromosome 22, HZAU_PFXX_2.0, whole genome shotgun sequence:
- the cdyl gene encoding chromodomain Y-like protein, with amino-acid sequence MMATEQLYEVERIVGKRKNKKGKMEYLVRWRGYTFEGDTWEPEANLTNCIEFINEFNRQHSERLGDTPCVRSTRRSPSAAVGHASVTNARKQMNRPQAHNSSAPAPSAPSTPSTSVTKQPQPPQNAPGNRDTDANADKQRQLFLSTPTASTLRCSMDLAKSGIKILVPKSPMNSRADSEQSPSEAAHSLEQGGEEPDSVPPEVAVQEKSAGHFLVPGQERARMGTRPRTQAALPPLQVPITPAAVRTLNGKGTSTLLEASSASGSTSVQNGTAGVAASSGVTSTLGKRPRPEERSAIDKRLRFSVRQTESAYRYRDIVVKKQDGFTHILFSTKTSENNSLNPDVMKEVQSAMATASADDSKLVLLSAVGSVFCFGLDFIYLIRRLTDDRKRESIKMAETIRAFVNTFIQFKKPIIAAVNGPAVGLGASILPLCDVIWANEKAWFQTPYTIFGQTPDACSSVTFPHIMGVASANEMLLSGRKLTAQEACAKGLVSQVLWPGTFAQEVMARIKELVSCNSVVLWESKALVRNVNRAALEQANERECEALKRMWGSPQGMDSILKYLQKMNDF; translated from the exons ATGATGGCCACAGAGCAGCTGTATGAG GTTGAGAGAATTGTTGGTAAACGTAAAAACAAGAAAGGGAAAATGGAGTATTTGGTTCGCTGGAGAGGCTACACTTTTGAGGGAGACACTTGGGAGCCGGAAGCTAATCTAACCAACTGCATAGAGTTTATAAATGAGTTTAATCGCCAGCACAGCGAGAGGCTTGGAGATACGCCCTGTGTGCGCTCTACACGCAGGTCTCCCAGTGCGGCTGTGGGTCACGCCTCCGTCACCAATGCACGCAAGCAGATGAACAGACCTCAGGCACACAACAGCAGCGCCCCTGCTCCATCTGCCCCGAGCACGCCTTCCACCAGTGTTACAAAACAACCACAACCACCACAGAACGCACCGGGTAACAGGGACACAGATGCTAATGCAGACAAACAACGGCAGCTTTTTTTATCCACACCTACTGCCAGCACTTTACGCTGTAGTATGGACTTGGCTAAGTCTGGAATCAAAATCTTGGTGCCAAAAAGCCCGATGAACAGTCGAGCTGACTCGGAGCAGTCTCCCAGCGAGGCAGCACACAGTCTGGAACAAGGTGGCGAGGAGCCCGACTCTGTCCCCCCCGAAGTGGCCGTACAGGAGAAGTCTGCCGGACACTTCCTTGTACCCGGACAGGAGCGGGCACGCATGGGCACACGACCCAGGACACAGGCAGCTCTGCCTCCTCTTCAGGTTCCTATTACACCTGCTGCTGTCCGGACACTGAACGGGAAAG GTACGTCAACACTTCTGGAGGCCTCGTCAGCCAGCGGCTCGACCAGTGTACAGAACGGCACAGCAGGAGTGGCCGCGAGCTCGGGAGTGACGAGCACGTTGGGCAAACGGCCGAGACCCGAGGAACGTTCTGCCATCGACAAGCGGCTGCGCTTCAGCGTCCGTCAGACAGAGAGCGCTTATCGCTATAGAGACATTGTTGTGAAGAAACAGGACGGCttcacacacattctgtttTCTACCAAGACGTCCGAGAACAATTCACTAAATCCTGAT GTGATGAAGGAGGTTCAGAGCGCCATGGCAACAGCGTCGGCGGACGACAGCAAGTTGGTCTTGCTGAGTGCAGTCGggagtgtgttctgttttggCTTGGACTTCATCTACTTAATCAGAAGACTCACAGACGATCGCAAAAGAGAAAGCATTAAAATGGCAGAAACCATTAg GGCATTTGTGAACACATTTATACAGTTCAAGAAACCAATTATTGCTGCTGTAAATGGACCTGCTGTTGGGCTCGGAGCCTCCATCTTGCCGCTTTGTGATGTTATCTGGGCCAATGAGAAGGCCTGGTTTCAAACCCCATACACCATCTTTGGCCAGACGCCAGATGCGTGTTCTTCTGTAACGTTCCCTCACATCATGGGGGTTGCATCG GCTAATGAGATGTTACTGAGTGGGAGAAAGCTGACAGCCCAGGAGGCTTGTGCAAAAGGCTTGGTGTCTCAGGTGCTCTGGCCAGGGACCTTCGCTCAGGAGGTCATGGCTCGCATTAAAGAGCTAGTCTCTTGTAATTCAGTT GTTCTGTGGGAGTCCAAAGCGCTGGTGCGGAATGTTAACCGAGCCGCTCTGGAGCAGGCCAACGAGAGGGAGTGTGAGGCACTAAAGAGGATGTGGGGCTCGCCGCAGGGCATGGACTCCATTCTGAAATACCTGCAGAAGATGAATGACTTCTGA
- the rpp40 gene encoding ribonuclease P protein subunit p40, with amino-acid sequence MPADLEKCPRSLLVCEKSNFLNEASRHEAHVSKHSFNYKVSLLIPECGVLPADIAKVISKFSSYYLVRDLPVYRFLEEDMLKIIKKGTFYSLSYKTRLDEDNIIALSSRKLILSLDKDTYEQLGLEGKPSLYNHRKPMRFVVTVDLTDISLVPGTKRYQQVLMSLKERVPLRSDFLLTDCRSDQDGHLKALLSQYTYENCRPTLSSHSLTDVLCPSLQSSDLQGKSLSCSPELFLEWLGAANLNISCENSATSFLSTYTCPEPRSSVSQALICTVTGLIPPEDISVLLQELRRYFDAPKFTAWVSLTVHGFVDSPVSWGTTEHGFLKGGDNFYNFVCFKNQDYWLHMATGAHDGCPP; translated from the exons ATGCCAGCAGACTTGGAGAAATGTCCTAGGAGTTTGTTAGTGTGTGAAAAATCCAACTTCTTGAATGAAGCGTCACGTCATGAAGCGCACGTTTCTAAACATAGCTTCAACTATAAG GTTTCTTTACTGATACCTGAATGTGGAGTGCTGCCTGCTGACATTGCAAAAGTCATCAGTAAATTCAGTTCATATTACCTTGTGCGGGACCTACCAGTGTATAGATTCCTGGAAGAGGACATGCTCAAAATAATTAAGAAAG GCACTTTTTATTCGCTCTCCTACAAAACCCGTCTTGATGAAGACAATATTATTGCTTTATCGAGCA gAAAGTTAATATTGTCTCTTGATAAGGACACGTATGAGCAGCTTGGCTTGGAGGGAAAACCATCTCTATACAATCACAGAAAGCCCATGAGATTTG TTGTAACTGTGGACCTCACTGATATATCTTTGGTTCCTGGGACAAAGCGATACCAGCAAGTTCTGATGAGTCTGAAAGAACGAGTGCCGCTGAGAAGCGACTTTCTTTTAACGGACTGTCGTTCAG ACCAAGATGGACATCTGAAGGCTCTCCTGTCTCAGTACACATATGAGAACTGTAGGCCTACTCTCAGTAGCCACAGTCTGACAGATGTGTTGTGCCCATCACTTCAATCCTCAGATCTTCAGGGAAAGAGTCTTTCATGCAGCCCAGAGCTGTTCCTAGAGTGGCTGGGGGCAGCCAACCTGAATATCAGTTG TGAAAACTCGGCTACAAGTTTCCTGTCCACTTATACGTGTCCGGAGCCACGCAGTTCCGTGAGCCAGGCGCTGATTTGCACAGTAACAGGACTCATTCCTCCTGAAGACATCTCTGTGCTACTACAAGAACTAAG AAGGTATTTTGATGCACCAAAGTTTACAGCTTGGGTCTCCCTCACTGTGCATGGCTTTGTGGATAGTCCTGTGTCCTGGGGAACAACAGAACATGGCTTCCTCAAGGGGGGAGATAACTTCTACAATTTTGTTTGCTTCAAGAACCAGGATTACTGGTTGCACATGGCTACTGGTGCACACGATGGCTGTCCCCCTTGA